Part of the Carassius carassius chromosome 20, fCarCar2.1, whole genome shotgun sequence genome, TTCTCTGCTCACAATTCCTCTTGTGTCCTCGCCAGACTTCATCAATACTGTATTGTTGGTTCATCTGATCTAGGACTTGCTCCATTCCCTGTAACACCAGCCTGTCTGTGCCCCTCTGATGATGCTGGTTACGCTGCAGCTCTGCACGGCCTGATGGAGTCCCTTGTGTCGGTGGAGCTTGCTGCCATGATGGCTGAAGTGGGGGTACTACAACCTGGTACTGCTGTTGTGAAGGCAAGGGCTGGATTTCTGGATGGCGCTCCAAGACGAGACACCGAGGGGGATTATGGAAGGGCTGCTGGTGAGTAACCTTCCGAGGGCAAGAACCCAAGACACACGGCTGTGTCTGTTGATTTTGGTTGTTGTTCCAGTGTCCGGTGGAACTATCAGTTTGGAATCGCTCCTGCCACAGATGCCTCTTGTTTGCGGTTCGTCTAGATCTCATCCTTTCCTTCTGTTTGATAACCTGCTCCCTCAGTCGCATCTGCTCCCGCAGCCTCTCCATGTAGAATGCCTCCTCTTCACACTGAGGATAACAAAACTGATAATAAACAATTCAGTGGTATTATCACAGCAAGCTCGGACATTTATTAGtatgtaatttgttttataatgaacacttaattaaaaagaaaatcactATAGGTTCTTGTGTTCTATTATTGCTTAAGGCGCAGACATTCtgctaaatataattaaaactttttttaatacaaaaatccTTGCTGATATCGGCAAATGTCTGCTGTCTGAACATGACTGTAGGAGGAGAATGCAGATAGTAGCTGGACCGATTGATTTTCAGAGCTAGGCTTTGAAACAGCCCTGACAGTGCCTATTGATTTCCTCCTGACTGCATTGTTAAAGGTAATAAATGGTGTAATGAACAGCTTTCACACAGACTGCCTGACCTTGAGCATGGGGTGAAAGGCTCTATTACCACACACTTTCACATCAAAGTTcagagaaaatgagagagagcCACTACAAAGCCTTCAAACGTATCGACTCAAAAATTGTGAAATGATGCTAAATAGTACAACACAGCTAACATAAaggtttttaatttaataaagttgTGACTGTCACAGACATCACACTGACCTCTTTGTTGTTTGTCATGTTTAGCGGCTTTGTGGGAAGTTTTTGAGTAGCTGGAGGAGTTTGGGCCTGCACCTTGGCCTTCTGACCCACATTTCTTCCCACCATCCCTGGCGCTGGTGGAGTTTTGGCAGATATCTTAGACTTGGCACTTGCTGGCTGCCTTGCGGCAATGGGCATCCCCCTGGCAACAGCCATTGGCTTGGCACAGTGCACCATCCTGGCAACAGCTCTTACCAGCACAGCAGGTTTCTGAGTGGGATGAAGGCTGTTATTAGAAATGGATACGTGCTGCAGTTGGTAATAACAGATCAGCCATGCTAAAAGGCCACCGAGGCTTGCTGGATTAAAGAAAGTTATATAaagttacattattttacatgtaGTGAAACACTAAGTGAAGAAATGGAAAGAGGACCTttaccaattttttttaattccaccAATCTGACATTAAGATACATTCAAATTATCAATCGTAAAGACATccagaaaagatttcaatttcaagtAAATTAAGttcttgaactttctattaatcaaaaatatcctCAAAAACATCTCATGGATTCCACAACGATACTAAGAagtaaactgttttcaacattgataataataagaaatgtatcttGAACACCAAGTCAGCATATAAGAAaaatacagtcttcagtgtcacaaatcAATTCTAGTCAAGCCGTGTGACAAATgacaaatgaatgaacatggacattgaagactggagtaatggctgataaaaATTGAGGTTTCCCATCACacaaataaatttatttacaaataaaaacattttttaattataataatatatcaaaataatactttttgtatgattTACACAGTAAATGTAAACAGTAGTGTAAATTGCAAGAAACATCTAAAATAGTACTAATTTTCAAAATCTCAATTTACCAATCTTGATAGTTTagtcagctttaaaaaaaaatctcaatacgTCTAAATAAAAACGAAACTAAATGGGTTGCAGTTTAACCAATGACATTCCCTGCCACTCGTGGTGTAGGCAGATTGGCACTGTGATTTGCTCTGTGTTTGGTGATGTGGGCAATCAGGAGGGGGCCTGTAAAGAATTGGCAGCCAGTGATTTTCTTTGATTGACAGGCAGAGGAAGAGTCTAAGTCAAAGAGCACTTTGATAAATAAACAAGGCAATTTGTGCTAGGAAAAGAAAATATCACATAAACAAGGTCACCTCCAAAACTCAATTGTGTATAAATgtccaaatataaataaaaaaagacaaacaatacCCAGATTATATTAGAAGTGTGTGCAtagatccataaaaaaaaaaaaaaaagcaaaagcacAATCTAATGATCTTGATGGTGAAATAATTCAGCTCAGTCTACTGAAATTAAAGTGGGAAGAGTAATTGCCCAAAACTGCCTTTAAACACTAGAGGGCAGCGTAGCCTGTGGGTCCATCTGTCCATGAGAACAAATGGGCCtactataattaataatatgttagaTTACTACTATGAAGTGCATTGATGTATTTAGAGTAgacattaaatgtatttacatggtattttgtttttataataaaactaaTGCTGTCCATACCTGCAACAGTGTAATATATAAAAGCAATGAGAAACACTTGGCTGCAGGTTCAACATATGCGATAACTTATAAACAGGGCAAACAGGAACTTGTTACTTAATTTGGGGAAGTACACTAAACCTAAAGTTAAGGTAAGAGATCTGAAGAGTATTTATGAAAGTAAAATTCCTTGAGCATCATAAGATGTTAACAGTTTTCATAAGGCACACATTAACCAATCAAATCACAATTTGCAAATTGGTCTCATGGACAGGAACGGCCATTATGCTACGTCCTTGAAAATCACCTGTGCCTGTGGTCCAGAGGGAGCAGTAAAGGAGCAGCCAGACTCTGCTGATGGATGTTTCTGGAGAGGCTTTTGCCCACGGTGGGGAGTCCCAGGCTTTGACAGATCCGTGGGCCCCTGCAAAGCTAGACTGGGCCTCCAGGGGTCACTCTCATTTCCCGGAGGCTGAATGGAGCCCGTGGGAGTAGGTCCAGCTAGGAGCGGATTAGTGTCCAAGACTGAAGCAGAGTGTTGTTGATCAAACATATGCTGTCCTGGGAACACTGGCTCTTTGAAGGAGGGgtgaaacaaagacaaaaaaagagggGAAGTGAACATGCGGGTGCCATATTGCCATATTTCCGCTGATCTAATGTGACATCTCTACTTCTGTTTGCACCTTGGGTGTCTGACTGCATACAGCAGGTGCTGGGGATAGAGCAAAGGTCAAAAAGGCAAATGGCCATTTCTGTGTAAATCAAAACGTTATCAACTCATGTATCTAAGTCAcattgaaagtctcttatgctcagcaagaatacatttatttgatcaaaaatgtattgtgaaatactacaatttaaaatagttgtttttaatttgaatatattttgaaatgtaatttatatctgtgatagcaaagtcttcagtgtcatattatcattgtagatatatttttttattattgtcaacGATGACAGTTCTGCtgctcaaaagaacaacatttatttgaaatagaaatcttacaaatgtaattctgacacctttaatgtgtccttgctaaataaatatattaatttatataaaaaaggacTACCAAGcccacatttttgaacagtagtgtatgtatttaGATTACAAGGTTCTAACTGTAGAGTAGCATGGTAACAGATGGTTTGGTAAGAAAAAAAAGGGCATATGCATCTAAACATACACCTTCCGAGACCGGATGTGTTTGCAGCGTTGTTTGCTCAACCGTCTGGAGCACTGTATGCAGTTGGGATATGTGGTCTCACCAGGACTGCGGGAGGGTCCAGTGAGGGTTTCCTCTGGGGCAAGCTGTCCCCTGCAGGATCGTGTGAGATGACGCCCAGAGGGCTGAGGAGCAAGACCCTCTTGCAACTCAGATCCACCCTATTCCAGACAACACCAACAAATGAACACCAAGGACATTCAAATTACCAatgtagaaatgtaaaaaaataaatgccatAGTAATACATCATCTTCTATAAACCTCTGccaattactttaaaaataaagaaaacatattcTGCAGTTTAACAATTCATCACATTTTGAAGCaaattaacatgaaaataaaggataaaatatgtttttttaaatatatttaaaaatacaacaaataaatataagacgagaaattgtttttgtttttttgcatttttaaataatatatatactgtgtgtgtgtgtgtgtgtgtgtgtgtgtgtgtatatatatatatatatatatatatatatatatataaatatatatatatatatatatatatatatatatacacacacacccacacactactgtttaaaaaggtaataatttttttcagcaaggGATGCATTAACTGATCAATGGTGGCTGTAAAgactttataatataatatgctaaaaaagatttctatttaaattaatgctgtttttttgaATTGTCTATTcatcacagaatcctgaaaaattaatcatggttttcacaaaaatattaagcaacaacaACTGTTGTCAAAAGGTTTTtgaggagcaaatcagcatattagaatgatttacgAAGATAATtcgtcactgaagactggaataatgcctTCTGATGATtctactttgccatcacaggaaaaaacttttaatatatactaaaatgttattttaaatacaacccgaattccagaaaagttgggacgtttttaaattttaataaaatgaaaactaaaggaatttcaaatcacatgagccaatattttattcacaatagaacatagataacatagcaaatgtttaaactgagaaagtttacacttttatccacttaattagctcatttaaaatttaatgcctgctacaggtctcaaaaaagttggcacgggggcaacaaatggctaaaaaagcaagcagttttgaaaagattcagctgggagaacatctagttaattgatatcaggtctgtaacatgattagctataaaagctttgtcttagagaagcagagtctctcagaagtaaagatgggcagaggctctccaatctgtgaaagactgcgtaaaaaaattgtggaaaactttaaaaacaatgttcctcaacgtcaaattgcaaaggctttgcaaatctcatcatctacagtgcataacatcatcaaaagattcagagaaactggagaaatctctgtgcgtaagggacaaggccggagacctttattggatgcccgtggtcttcgggctctcagacgacactgcatcactcatcggcatgattgtgtcaatgacattactaaatgggcccaggaatactttcagaaaccactgtcggtaaacacaatccgccgtgccatcagcagatgccaactaaagctctatcatgcaaaaaggaagccatatgtgaacatggtccagaagcgccgtcgtgtcctgtgggccaaggctcatttaaaatggactatttcaaagtggaatagtgttttatggtcagacgagtccaaatttgacattcttgttggaaatcacggacgccgtgtcctctgggctaaagaggagggagaccttccagcatgttatcagcgttca contains:
- the rbm33b gene encoding uncharacterized protein rbm33b isoform X4 → MKRDSEESILVDDWLTSKQDLLETSDEELNDDLLRSDDENETMRCHNESIPKPKLQAIAKPLLVYETPHLAEVQARCPKEEVEVDPGEVLDIEINAPSGDEFQGGSELQEGLAPQPSGRHLTRSCRGQLAPEETLTGPSRSPEPVFPGQHMFDQQHSASVLDTNPLLAGPTPTGSIQPPGNESDPWRPSLALQGPTDLSKPGTPHRGQKPLQKHPSAESGCSFTAPSGPQAQKPAVLVRAVARMVHCAKPMAVARGMPIAARQPASAKSKISAKTPPAPGMVGRNVGQKAKVQAQTPPATQKLPTKPLNMTNNKEFCYPQCEEEAFYMERLREQMRLREQVIKQKERMRSRRTANKRHLWQERFQTDSSTGHWNNNQNQQTQPCVLGSCPRKVTHQQPFHNPPRCLVLERHPEIQPLPSQQQYQVVVPPLQPSWQQAPPTQGTPSGRAELQRNQHHQRGTDRLVLQGMEQVLDQMNQQYSIDEVWRGHKRNCEQRTSDGPVPNKIRVVKHLSPVSVSCDVTPQMSEETNAVTKTKHRIVTFRMPDSSPPSFLQQSLKLNCPKQGRGSGPNQPQDEVAVRGNQPSAFIPFSSGLKTESVTAQTHVNFIVRLNH
- the rbm33b gene encoding uncharacterized protein rbm33b isoform X1: MKRDSEESILVDDWLTSKQDLLETSDEELNDDLLRSDDENETMRCHNESIPKPKLQAIAKPLLVYETPHLAEVQARCPKEEVEVDPGEVLDIEINAPSGDEFQGGSELQEGLAPQPSGRHLTRSCRGQLAPEETLTGPSRSPEPVFPGQHMFDQQHSASVLDTNPLLAGPTPTGSIQPPGNESDPWRPSLALQGPTDLSKPGTPHRGQKPLQKHPSAESGCSFTAPSGPQAQKPAVLVRAVARMVHCAKPMAVARGMPIAARQPASAKSKISAKTPPAPGMVGRNVGQKAKVQAQTPPATQKLPTKPLNMTNNKEFCYPQCEEEAFYMERLREQMRLREQVIKQKERMRSRRTANKRHLWQERFQTDSSTGHWNNNQNQQTQPCVLGSCPRKVTHQQPFHNPPRCLVLERHPEIQPLPSQQQYQVVVPPLQPSWQQAPPTQGTPSGRAELQRNQHHQRGTDRLVLQGMEQVLDQMNQQYSIDEVWRGHKRNCEQRTSDGPVPNKIRVVKHLSPVSVSCDVTPQMSEETNAVTKTKHRIVTFRMPDSSPPSFLQQSLKLNCPKQGRGSGPNQPQDEVAVRGNQPSAFIPFSSGLKTESVTAQTHVNFICSHRFGNVFFMMQYLPFLYC
- the rbm33b gene encoding uncharacterized protein rbm33b isoform X3; amino-acid sequence: MKRDSEESILVDDWLTSKQDLLETSDEELNDDLLRSDDENETMRCHNESIPKPKLQAIAKPLLVYETPHLAEVQARCPKEEVEVDPGEVLDIEINAPSGDEFQGGSELQEGLAPQPSGRHLTRSCRGQLAPEETLTGPSRSPEPVFPGQHMFDQQHSASVLDTNPLLAGPTPTGSIQPPGNESDPWRPSLALQGPTDLSKPGTPHRGQKPLQKHPSAESGCSFTAPSGPQAQKPAVLVRAVARMVHCAKPMAVARGMPIAARQPASAKSKISAKTPPAPGMVGRNVGQKAKVQAQTPPATQKLPTKPLNMTNNKECEEEAFYMERLREQMRLREQVIKQKERMRSRRTANKRHLWQERFQTDSSTGHWNNNQNQQTQPCVLGSCPRKVTHQQPFHNPPRCLVLERHPEIQPLPSQQQYQVVVPPLQPSWQQAPPTQGTPSGRAELQRNQHHQRGTDRLVLQGMEQVLDQMNQQYSIDEVWRGHKRNCEQRTSDGPVPNKIRVVKHLSPVSVSCDVTPQMSEETNAVTKTKHRIVTFRMPDSSPPSFLQQSLKLNCPKQGRGSGPNQPQDEVAVRGNQPSAFIPFSSGLKTESVTAQTHVNFICSHRFGNVFFMMQYLPFLYC
- the rbm33b gene encoding uncharacterized protein rbm33b isoform X2, coding for MKRDSEESILVDDWLTSKQDLLETSDEELNDDLLRSDDENETMRCHNESIPKPKLQAIAKPLLVYETPHLAEVQARCPKEEVEVDPGEVLDIEINAPSGDEFQGGSELQEGLAPQPSGRHLTRSCRGQLAPEETLTGPSRSPVFPGQHMFDQQHSASVLDTNPLLAGPTPTGSIQPPGNESDPWRPSLALQGPTDLSKPGTPHRGQKPLQKHPSAESGCSFTAPSGPQAQKPAVLVRAVARMVHCAKPMAVARGMPIAARQPASAKSKISAKTPPAPGMVGRNVGQKAKVQAQTPPATQKLPTKPLNMTNNKEFCYPQCEEEAFYMERLREQMRLREQVIKQKERMRSRRTANKRHLWQERFQTDSSTGHWNNNQNQQTQPCVLGSCPRKVTHQQPFHNPPRCLVLERHPEIQPLPSQQQYQVVVPPLQPSWQQAPPTQGTPSGRAELQRNQHHQRGTDRLVLQGMEQVLDQMNQQYSIDEVWRGHKRNCEQRTSDGPVPNKIRVVKHLSPVSVSCDVTPQMSEETNAVTKTKHRIVTFRMPDSSPPSFLQQSLKLNCPKQGRGSGPNQPQDEVAVRGNQPSAFIPFSSGLKTESVTAQTHVNFICSHRFGNVFFMMQYLPFLYC